In the Sandaracinus amylolyticus genome, GTGCACGACGCCGCCGTGTTTCGTCATCATCCCGTGTATCAACGGACGCTGCTACCGCGACTTCGGCTGGAGCGACAACACGGCGCCTGCCTGCGGAGCTCAGGAGAACTACGACTATTGCGTGAACGGCCGGACGTCGTGCGGGACGAACACGCAGCTCTACCGGCAGCGCTGTCGCTGAGATCGACGACAATGCGCTGACGCACGAGTGGGCCCCGGCTCGACCGCGAGCCGGGGTCCGGTCGTTCTCGATCGGAGAAGGTTGCGGCCCGATCGCCGCGTGCCCCCAGGCACACCCGCGGCCGACCTCCCCGTCGGCACGGACTCGGTCCCGCACTCGCGCCCAGCGCAGCGGAGCGTAGTCGACGAGAGCGCGCGTTGCGGATCGCCCCAGCCCTCGAACGCGAGCAATCGCGCGCGAGGGGGGCTATGCTCTTGCTCGTGTCGCTCCGCATCGACCAGGACCACTCGCGGTTCAAGAACATCGTCCGCGGCAAGATCCGGCAGAACCTGCGGCGCTACGTGTCGCAGGGAGAGCTGATGGGGAAGCAGGGGAAGGACGTGGTGTCCATCCCCATCCCGCAGATCGACATCCCGCGCTTCCGTTACTCGGACCGCCAGCAGGGCGGCGTCGGTCAGGGCGATGGTGAGCCCGGCGATGCCGTGGGCGGCGGCGAGGGCGAAGGCGACGGCCAGGGCAAGGCGGGCCAGGACGCGGGCCAGCACGTTCTCGAGGTCGACGTCACGCTCGACGAGCTCGCCGACATCCTCGGCGAAGAGCTCGCGCTGCCGAACATCGAGAACCGCGGCAAGAGCAAGCTCGTCGATCAGAAGGATCGTTACGTCGGCGTTCGCCGCGTCGGTCCGAACTCGCTCCGCCACTTCAAGCGCACGTACAAGCAGGCGCTGAAGCGACAGATCTCGATGGGCACGTACAACCCGTCGCGACCGATCGTGATCCCGACCCGCGACGACCTGCGCTTCCGCTCGTGGAAGACCGAGGAAGAGCCCGTCGCGAACGCGGTGATCCTCTACATGATGGACGTCTCCGGCTCGATGGGCGACGAGCAGAAGGAGATCGTGCGCATCGAGTCCTTCTGGATCGATGCGTGGCTCAAGAAGCAGTACAAGGGCCTCGAGACCCGCTACATCATCCACGACGCCGTCGCGCGCGAGGTCGATCGCGACACGTTCTTCCGCACGCGCGAGTCGGGCGGCACGATGATCTCGAGCGCGTACAAGCTCGCGGCGCAGATCATCGACGCCGACTATCCCGCGAGCGAGTGGAACATCTATCCGTTCCACTTCTCCGACGGCGACAACTGGTCGGTCGACGACACGCTGCTCTGCATCGAGCTGCTCAAGACGAAGCTGCTGCCGGTGAGCAACGTGTTCTGCTACGGGCAGGTCGAGTCGCCGTATGGCTCCGGGCAGTTCATCAAGGATCTGCGCGAGCACCTCGGCAAGAACGACAGCGTGATCACCAGCGAGATCCGCGACCGCGACGCGATCATCGAGTCGATCAAGGAGTTCCTCGGCAAGGGGAAGTGATCGGCTGAGCCCCATCCTTCCGTGGGGTGTCCGTCGACGGGCACGGCCCGAGTTCGGTACCATCGCCGCGTTCGATGGCGGATCTGATCCCGTTCGCATTCGGCATGGGGGCAGCCGATCTCGTGCTGTTCTCGGTGTTCGCCGTGCTGTACCTCCGTGAGCGGCGCGAGCACCTACGAGCCTGGGCTTGGGCGCACGCGCTCGACGGCGCGCGACATCTGATCCTCGCGGTCGACATCTCGATCGGCGGCGCGGTGGTGCTCGAGCTCGCGAGCACGATCCTGCAGACCGCCGGCGCGTGGTGGATGATGGACGGCGCGATGCGCTTCGCGGGGCGCCGCTCGCATCGAGGCTGGATCGCAGCCGCGTTGCTCGTCGGCGTGTCGGGCGGGGTCGCGCGATGGCTCGCGCTGCCCTTCGCGATCGTGCACCTGCCGACCTCGACGTTCCTCGGCCTGGCGCGCGTGACCGGCGCGCTCGTGCTGCTGCGCGCGGAGGGCACGCGGACCGCGCGCACGATCACGTGCGTCGCGCTGCTGCTCTGGGGCCTGCACTCGTGGAACTACCCGTTCCTGCGCGAGGTGCGGTGGTTCGCGCCGTGGGGCTTCACGCTCGCGACGCTGCTCGCGACGTGCGTCGGCATCGGCATGCTGATGCTGCACCTCGAGCAAGCGCGCCGCGAAGAGCGCGCGAGCTCTGCGCGCTATCAAGAGCTCTTCGACGGCGCGATCGAGGGCTTCTTCCGCACGAGCCCGCAAGGAAGGTTCGTCGCGGCGAACCCCGCGCTGGTGCGCATGCTCGGCTACGAGCACGAGTCCGAGCTGCTCGCGCTCGATCTGATGCGCGACGTCTACGCGAACGCTGCGGATCGCGCGCGCATCCTCGCCCATCAGGACGGCGACATCGACACCGTGCGGCTCAAGCGACGCGACGGGAGCACCATCGAGGTCGCGGTGCACGGGCGCCGCGTGCGCGACGCGAAGGGCCAGGTGCGCTGGTTCGAGGGCTCGATGCGCGACGTCACGGAGGAGCAGCGCCTCCGCGAGGAGCTCGCGCAGGCGCAGCGCATGGAAGCGCTGGGGCGCATGGCGGGCGGCATCGCGCACGACTTCAACAACGTGCTCGGCGCGATCGTCGCTGCCGCCGATCTCGCGCGCTTGCGTGTCGATCGCGGGCAGCAGCCGACCGCCGAGCTCGACGACGTGCGCGACTCCGCGATGCGCGCCGCGGATCTCACGCGGCAGCTCCTCGCGCTCGCGCGCCGCCAGCCGCTGCACCGGCGTCCCCTCGATCTGCGCGATGCGGTGAGCGCGAGCGTGCGCGTGCTCGGTCGCGTCATCGGCGAGCGCATCGAGGTCGAGGTCTCGCTCGCGCACGAGCCGCTCGTGGTGCTCGCGGATCGCGGGCAGATCGATCAGGTGCTGATGAACCTCGCGCTCAACGCGCGCGACGCGATGCCCTCGGGCGGGCGGCTGCACATCGCGACGGAGTCGATCGAGATCGAGGGCTCGGCGTGGGCGCGGCTGGTCGTCGAGGACACCGGCGTCGGCATGGACGACGAGACGCGCCGGCACATGTTCGATCCCTTCTTCACGACGAAGCGGCACGGCCAGGGCAGCGGGCTCGGGCTCGCGATGGTGTACGGCGCGGTCACGCAGAGCGGCGGGCGCATCGACGTGGAGAGCGCGCCGGGCGAGGGCACGCGCATCGAGGTCGTGCTCCCGCTCGCGGTGGCGCAGCGTGCGATCGAGCCGGTCGAGATCTCCGAGGAGGGCCCGCGGCGCGTCGCGCGCATCCTGCTGGTCGAGGACGAGCCCGCGCTGCGACGCTCGGTCGAGGTCGCGCTGCGCGAGTCGGGGCACGAGGTGCGCGCCGCGATGAACGCGGCGGAGGCCTTCGATCGCTGGGGTGAGTGGCCCTTCGATCTGCTCGTGACCGACGTGGTGATGCCCGGGCTCTCGGGCCCGGATCTCGCGCGCACGGTGCGGCGTCGTGACCCGCTCTGTCCGGTGATCTTCGTGACCGGCTACGCCGCCGAGCCGATCGACGACGCGCTCTCGGAGCACGCGGAGCTGCTCACGAAGCCGTTCACGATGGACGCGCTGCTGGTCGCGGTGGCGCGCCGGCTCGAGACGCGCGACGCGGCGAGCGCTGCCGAGAGCACGCCCCACGTCACCACGGCCTGAGGCTCGACCCCGGGACTACCCAAGCTTGCGGGGCGGAGCGCTGGTGCTGAGGTACACTCGGCATACATGGCCAAGTACGCCCTCAACACGTCGACGCCTGCGTACCTCCGGGACATCCAGAAGCAGGTCGAAGAGTACGCGCGCGGCTACGGGCTG is a window encoding:
- a CDS encoding DUF444 family protein, whose product is MSLRIDQDHSRFKNIVRGKIRQNLRRYVSQGELMGKQGKDVVSIPIPQIDIPRFRYSDRQQGGVGQGDGEPGDAVGGGEGEGDGQGKAGQDAGQHVLEVDVTLDELADILGEELALPNIENRGKSKLVDQKDRYVGVRRVGPNSLRHFKRTYKQALKRQISMGTYNPSRPIVIPTRDDLRFRSWKTEEEPVANAVILYMMDVSGSMGDEQKEIVRIESFWIDAWLKKQYKGLETRYIIHDAVAREVDRDTFFRTRESGGTMISSAYKLAAQIIDADYPASEWNIYPFHFSDGDNWSVDDTLLCIELLKTKLLPVSNVFCYGQVESPYGSGQFIKDLREHLGKNDSVITSEIRDRDAIIESIKEFLGKGK
- a CDS encoding ATP-binding protein — translated: MADLIPFAFGMGAADLVLFSVFAVLYLRERREHLRAWAWAHALDGARHLILAVDISIGGAVVLELASTILQTAGAWWMMDGAMRFAGRRSHRGWIAAALLVGVSGGVARWLALPFAIVHLPTSTFLGLARVTGALVLLRAEGTRTARTITCVALLLWGLHSWNYPFLREVRWFAPWGFTLATLLATCVGIGMLMLHLEQARREERASSARYQELFDGAIEGFFRTSPQGRFVAANPALVRMLGYEHESELLALDLMRDVYANAADRARILAHQDGDIDTVRLKRRDGSTIEVAVHGRRVRDAKGQVRWFEGSMRDVTEEQRLREELAQAQRMEALGRMAGGIAHDFNNVLGAIVAAADLARLRVDRGQQPTAELDDVRDSAMRAADLTRQLLALARRQPLHRRPLDLRDAVSASVRVLGRVIGERIEVEVSLAHEPLVVLADRGQIDQVLMNLALNARDAMPSGGRLHIATESIEIEGSAWARLVVEDTGVGMDDETRRHMFDPFFTTKRHGQGSGLGLAMVYGAVTQSGGRIDVESAPGEGTRIEVVLPLAVAQRAIEPVEISEEGPRRVARILLVEDEPALRRSVEVALRESGHEVRAAMNAAEAFDRWGEWPFDLLVTDVVMPGLSGPDLARTVRRRDPLCPVIFVTGYAAEPIDDALSEHAELLTKPFTMDALLVAVARRLETRDAASAAESTPHVTTA